A window from Mycobacterium saskatchewanense encodes these proteins:
- a CDS encoding purine-cytosine permease family protein, whose amino-acid sequence MGEADLDTLTATRETLEDYTLRFAPRSYRRWSTAVVGISALGGIAYLADFAIGANVGISYGTGNALCGIGIFAAVVFLTGLPLAYYAARYNVDLDLITRGSGFGYYGSVVTNVIFATFTFIFFALEGSIMAQGLKLGLHIPLWLGYAASTLLIFPLVIYGMKVLSQLQLWTTPLWLVLMVLPFAYLLVSHPHSIGRFFAYGGQAGNGEMNIGPTLLAAGVCLSLIAQIAEQIDYLRFMPPRTPANSRSWWTWMLLAGPGWVVFGAAKQIIGLFLAVYLISDVAGSAAIANQPVHQFLLVYRNFMPGWLALTLAVILVVLSQIKINVTNAYSGSLAWTNSFTRVTKRYPGRVVFLGVNLAIALIMMEADMFDVLNTILGFYANCGMAWVVAVASDIVINKYVLKLSPKRPEFRRGMLYAINPVGFGSLVLAAGLSIVAFFGGLGATLRPYSPLVAIVVALVMPPAIAAATRGKYYLRRTDDGIDLPMFDEYGNPSAAHLKCHVCQHNYERPDVLACETHGAHVCSLCLSTDRLADHVLPARG is encoded by the coding sequence CTGGGAGAAGCCGATCTCGACACCCTGACCGCCACCCGGGAGACGCTCGAAGACTACACGCTGCGCTTCGCGCCCCGCAGCTACCGGCGATGGTCCACGGCGGTCGTGGGCATCTCCGCCCTCGGCGGCATCGCGTACCTTGCCGACTTCGCGATCGGCGCGAACGTCGGCATTTCCTACGGCACGGGGAATGCGTTGTGCGGCATCGGGATCTTCGCCGCCGTCGTCTTTCTGACCGGTTTGCCGCTGGCGTACTACGCGGCGCGCTACAACGTCGACCTGGACCTGATCACCCGCGGCAGCGGTTTCGGCTACTACGGCTCGGTGGTCACCAACGTCATCTTTGCGACGTTCACGTTCATCTTCTTCGCGCTCGAGGGCTCCATCATGGCGCAGGGCCTCAAATTGGGCCTGCACATCCCGCTGTGGTTGGGCTACGCCGCGTCCACGCTGCTCATCTTCCCGCTCGTGATCTACGGCATGAAAGTGCTTTCCCAGCTGCAGCTTTGGACCACGCCGCTGTGGCTGGTCCTGATGGTGTTGCCATTCGCCTATCTCCTCGTCAGCCACCCGCACTCGATCGGGCGATTCTTTGCCTATGGCGGCCAGGCGGGTAACGGCGAAATGAACATCGGCCCAACACTATTGGCGGCCGGAGTTTGCCTGTCGCTCATCGCCCAGATCGCCGAGCAAATCGATTACCTGCGCTTCATGCCGCCGCGGACCCCGGCCAACTCGCGGAGCTGGTGGACCTGGATGTTGCTGGCCGGGCCCGGCTGGGTGGTGTTCGGGGCGGCCAAGCAAATCATCGGGCTCTTCCTGGCCGTGTATCTCATCTCCGATGTCGCGGGCTCCGCCGCGATCGCCAACCAGCCCGTGCACCAGTTCCTGCTGGTGTACCGCAACTTCATGCCGGGCTGGCTCGCGCTGACTCTGGCCGTGATCCTGGTCGTGCTCAGCCAGATCAAGATCAACGTGACCAACGCCTACTCCGGCTCGTTGGCATGGACGAATTCCTTCACCCGGGTCACCAAGCGTTACCCCGGGCGCGTCGTGTTCCTCGGCGTCAACCTGGCGATCGCACTGATCATGATGGAAGCCGACATGTTCGACGTCCTCAACACGATCCTCGGGTTCTACGCCAACTGCGGCATGGCCTGGGTGGTGGCGGTCGCGTCGGACATCGTCATTAACAAGTACGTCCTCAAGCTGTCACCGAAGCGGCCCGAATTCCGCCGCGGCATGCTTTATGCGATCAATCCGGTCGGGTTCGGCTCGCTGGTCTTGGCTGCGGGCTTGTCTATCGTCGCGTTCTTCGGCGGCCTGGGCGCCACCCTGCGGCCCTACTCACCGTTGGTGGCTATCGTCGTGGCGCTGGTGATGCCGCCGGCGATCGCGGCCGCGACAAGAGGGAAGTACTACCTGCGCCGCACGGACGACGGCATCGACCTGCCGATGTTCGACGAGTACGGCAATCCCTCTGCGGCTCACTTGAAATGCCATGTCTGTCAACACAATTACGAGCGACCCGACGTGCTGGCCTGCGAAACCCACGGCGCCCACGTCTGCTCGCTGTGCCTGTCCACCGACCGGCTCGCCGACCACGTGCTCCCGGCTCGCGGCTGA